ACCTTTAATTTAAGCCCTGCCATTCCGTTACTATACAAAGAAAGTGCGTAAGGATAAAACTGGATTTGAGGATAAGCATACATATACTCCGCAAAAAAACCGATGGAAGGAAGTACATTAGATTTTTGCTGTTTCAGTTTTAATACCGCCAGTTGTTGTTCTTTTTCCGATATCTGCAGTTTAAAGGAACGGGATTCAGCTTCAGACAGGTAATTTGACAACCCTTTTAACAAAACCGGATCGGCCTCCATATCGGAAACGACGGGCATCAGCATCATATCGTCCTGCTTACCGATCAGGAGGTTCAGTTTTTGAGCCGCAATATGGATACTGTTTTCAATTTCTGTAAGCAGCATCTTTTGTTTTGATAAACGAAGTTCAGCACGCAACACATCACTCTTCAGTACCGTGCCGTTTTTATAAAGTTCCCTGATCTCCTGAAGTTGCTTTTCCCGTTCTTTGATGTCCTGTTTTAATAAAGACTGATAAGATCTGTTGCGGTACACATCATAAAAATAAACAGCGGCGATATAATGGATTTCCTGTTTTGTCAGGTTTTTATTGGCTACAGCCAGCTCATTTTCCGTCTTCGATGCAGCGATTTCCCGATTTGTTTTCCCGCCGTTATATAAGTTCAGGTAAGCATCCGCAGATACCTTATAATATTTAGGTTCTACCGGATACTGCGAAGGAGTGTGAAATAAACCTTTTTCATAAATTGGCATTTGAAAAATATACGCCAATACGCCATTGGCCGCAACTTCCGGTAAGCGTTCTGAACGGGCAACCTTAATTCCTGCTTCTGCAGCAAGTACTTCCAACTGCTTCATCTGAAGTTTTCTGCTATTGCTATCGGCTAATTGCCAGACTTCTGTAATGGTAAGTGGAATTTCGGGCTTGACTGTTGTGTGTTGTGCATGGACAAAAAGAGAGGATAAAAGAAAGGACATGCACATCCCAAACTTTCTTTTATACGGGCTAAAATTCATATAAAGTAATTAATGCTGCAAATTTCGGCTAAGAATTATTTCTTTATTTTATCTAAAGTGACATATATTTGTTCAAACCAGCCACATGAATACCTTAGACAATGAAGTGCTTTTATCTGCGATCGATGCCCGTGAGGAAAGTACTTATGTATGGCACAGTAAGTTTGAAGATCGTTTCCGGCACCATAAACACATTAAAGGGCAACTTACTTATGTAGAAGGCGGGGTTATTTTTCTCTATGCGAATGATAAATCTTATTTCATTCCCGCCCGTCATTACTTATGGATTCCCGCAGGAGTAGAACATCACCTGCAGCACCGCTATCGTGCAGCTATTGTCCGCAACATCTATTTCAATACCAAATCCGAGGAAGACAATCCTTTTTTTGATCATATCGGCATCTACCCTGTGAATAGCCTGTTATTAGAAATGCTCAAATTTTCCGAGCACTGGAATGGGGACATTTTTCCGGGGACACATGAATTTGGCTTTTTGAACACCATACAAAATATTCTGCCCACTATCAGTAAACACCCCTTACCAATTGTTGTTCCGACAACAGATAATGAGAGACTCAGACCAGTATTATGGTACATTCACCAGCATTTAGCGGATGAGCTGACCTTAGAAGTCATCGCCGCAGCAACCGGTTTTAGCGAACGGACTTTATCAAGGGTATTTCAGGCGGCTCTTGACATTTCCTTTTTTCAATACCTGAAACTGGTCAGGATCACGAAAGCCATGGAAAAACTACTGGAAAGCGACCTGACCATTAGCGAAATTGCTTATGAGGTTGGTTACGACAGCATTTCTTCCTTTAGCAATACCTTTTTTAAGATGACCGGCAGCAGACCTTCTACCTTTAAAGAATTGAAAGTAGCGAGTTTGGGTACGGATTAATTACCGGCCTCTTCTTCTGGTTCGGTATGTTGTCTGAGTTGTTTTGGTCCCTGTGGCCAGATAAAGCAGGTAGACTGTTTCTTCCATCCGAGGCTTTTATAAAAATCGCCCTTTCCCGGAGCTGCCGTCAGGTTCACGAAATGATAATTATCACCCAGCTTCTCATTCAGCGCATTAACAAGGTATTTACCCAGACCATTGCCCTGGAAATCCGGATCCACAATAATGTCGGCCAATACCGCGTAATATCGCCCATCATCCACCGTTCGGCCAAAAGCAATCAGCTGCTCTTCTTTATAAATAAATAACGTCCAGCTACTTCTTCCAAATGCTGCTGCTATTTCTGCTTCTTCCCTTTTCCTCCAGTCTACTTTGGAAAACAGCTCACATACGTAAGCCCAGTCCACAGTGGATAAATCAGGGTTGATTTTATAAGTCAGGTCATTCACGTTTATTCTGCTCGGAGACATATTTATCTTAAAGATTTTAATTGGGCCACAAATATCAGTAATTAATTCTGCTCTATTTAATCCTTTAGGTAATTGTGGAAAAAGTTTAGTACTTACCCGCCTAAAAACAAAAAAAAACAAACTTTCTTTTCAAGAAAAAAGACTATTATTGCGGCAAATAATTAACCTCTAATGGACAAGATAAAGTCATTGTTATCAGGCATTTTTGTACTGATATCCCTCTGCTCCTACGCTCAGAAAAAAGAAATTCAACTCAAAACTTTCAAGTTTGGAAAAATTGACCCTACAGAATTCAATACCAGGGTAAGCGGGATTGACTCCGCCGCTTCTGCCGTGGCATTATTTGATACAGGAAGGGGCTGGTTTGAACTGAGCCCGAAAACAAAAGGTTTTGTGTTTGTCTTTGAACGCCATACCCGTTATAAAATCATTAATAAAAATGGTTATGACCTCGCTAATTTAGAGATTCAGCTTTACCGGAACAATGGTTCGGAAACTACGCTGGATTATTTAGATGCTACTACCTATAACATGGAAAATGGCAAAATGGTAGCCAGCAAAATCAATAAGGATGCTAAATTCTCCGAAAAACAAGACAAAAATTTCACTCTTAAAAAATTCACACTTCCCAACGTTAAGGAAGGCGCTATTATAGAATATAAATACAGGCTTAAATCTGACTTTATATTTACGCTTAACCCATGGTATTTTCAAAAGGAAGTTCCTGTTTTATATTCCAGTTACCAGGTAAAGGTTCCGGAATACTTTAACTATAAGACAACTGCTGGTGGCTTTGTCGCGATCAACCCGAAAGACGAAATGTTAAATGAAAGTTACGCATTGGGAACTGACCGCGTGAGTACAACCGTAAAACAGACCACTTATATTGCGGAGAACGTTCCTGCACTAAAAACAGAAAAATTCATTACCACACTGCAGGATTATGTGAGCAAGGTAGAATTTGAACTGAGCTCTACCCGTTTTCCGGGAGAAATGTATCAGGAATATACCTCCAGCTGGCCAAAAATCGTAACCATTTTAAAGGAAAGTGATAAATTTGGTTCATTTATAGACAAAAGAAGTTACAATAAGACGCTTGTACAACAATTAATTAAAGGGGAAACCAATCCCGACAGCATCATCTCCATCCTGTTTAATCATGTTAAAAATAACCTGAAATGGAATGATGAACATAGTAAGTATGCAACGGTTTCGAATCCCAAGGCTGTTTTTGAGAAAAAATCAGGAAATGCAGCAGACATCAACCTTAGTTTATACAGTTTATTAAATGAAACGAGTGTCAAAGCATTTCCGGTATTGCTGAGTACAAGATCCAATGGAATGCATCCTGGATTCCCTATGCTTACTCAATTTGACAATGTGATTGTAGCTGTTCAGTCAGGTGAAAAATACCTGTTGCTGGATGCTACCGACAAAAATCATACGCCTGGGTTAATTGCTTACGACAACCTTAATCACGAAGGTTTCAGGGTAGATATGGCAGCAGTAAATGGAGAATGGATCTCTCTTGAAGAAGAAAAAATCAGCAAAAAGAACATTACCTATAGCCTGGTTTTAGATGCGGAGAATAAACTATCAGGTAAACTCTTTCTTTCCTATACCAATTATGAAGGACTTAACCGCCGGGATAGTTACCATAGTGCAGCCAATGAAGAAGAATATTTAAAGAAATATAAGGGTGATAAACCGGGTCTGGGAGTTAAAAATTATCAGATTACCAATTTAAATCTTGTTGAGGCACCTCTGACAGAAACCATGGATGTGATGATTGAAGACAATGTGGAAGAGGCAGGCAACCTGGTATACTTCACGCCTTTGTTATTTGACCGGACTAAAGAGAATCCTTTTAAACTTGAAGAGCGCAAATTCCCTGTAGATTTTGGTTATCCTACGGAAGAAAATTACCGCATTACCATAGATTTCCCTAAAGGATATCAACTGGACAAGACGCCCAAAAATGAAAAGATTATTTTACCGGACGAAAGTGCAGCTTTCACTTTTATGACGGCAGCGGAAGAGAACAAATTACTTTTATCGAGTAAAATCACGATTAAAAAAGCATATTATACTCCGGAAGAATATCAGGATTTAAAAGAGCTTTTTAAGAATATCGTAAGAAAACAGGCAGAACAAATTGTATTTAAAAAGATCTGATGAGGAGGAAACTGATGTTAACGGTTTTGCTGGGCATTACCGGAATTTGTAGTTACGGACAGGGGGAATATGATGTCAGCAAAATCCCAGCTGGGCTAACGGAAAATGCGGCCATAGTAATCAGAAACCAGGAAATGGTTTATGAGGTTAAGGGACTGGGCAGTGCCAGACAAGACTATAAGACCGCGGTAACGATCCTGAATAAAAAAGGAGAAGGCGCTTCTAACATGTATGAGTACTATGATAAATTCTCTAATGTTTACAACTTAAAAGCGACCTTGTATGATGAAAAAGGGATAAAGATAAAAGAGTACCGGTCCTCTGATTTCAAAGACAGAAGTGCGGTGTCCGATGGCACCTTATATTCAGATAGCAGGATTAAGTTCATGGAGTTTTTATATGCCTCCTTTCCCTATACCGTGGAATATAGCTATAGTGTAGATTATAACGGCATCCTGAACTATCCTTCCTGGAATCCTGCAAGCTCCTGGGCTATGGCGGTAGAAAAATCTTCTTATACCTTTAAGGTTCCAAAATCTTTCAGCTTTAAACACCTGAGCAGCAAAGGACTGAAAACAGATTCAACTGAGGTTAAAGACATGAAGCAGTACCGCTGGTCATGTGCCGCTGTACCTGCATTGGTTTATGAGCCGATGAGCGCAGGATTAAAAGGCGTAAACCCATGGGTAATGGTTGCCCCGAATCAATTTGAATACGACAATACCAAAGCCAATATTGAAGACTGGACAAAGCTGGGGAGCTGGCTGTATCAATTGAGCAGCGGATCGCAGGTACTACCTGAAGCCGCTAAATTAAAAATCCAACTGCTCATTAAGGATGCGAAGTCTCCTAAAGAAAAAATCAAAATATTATATCGCCATTTGCAGGAAAATACCAGATATGTAGGCGTTCAGCTTGGCATTGGCGGATATACGCCTATTGTAGCAGAAAAGGTATCAACTGTAAATTATGGAGATTGTAAAGGTCTTTCCAATTACATGAAAGCGATGCTGCAGGAAGCAGGAATCAAATCAAACCTGGTTGTGATCGGAAGCGGCATGCCTTCTCTTAACCGGAAATATGCCAGCATGAACCAGGCCAATCACATGATTCTCTGTGTGCCTTTAGAAAAGGATACCACCTGGCTCGAATGTACCAGTTCTTATGATCCAACCGGATTTATAGGAAATGACAATTCCGGAAGAACCGTTTTGCTGGTTACAGAACAAGGAGGTAAATTGGTAGAGACTCCCCTGCTTAAACCTTCCGGCAATTATCTGAAAAGAAACACCAGGGTTGAGCTGAACGAAGAAGGAAATGCAGCCATTCAGATCGATGCACAGTACGCTAATGCGCAGTACGAAGACAACATCGGATTGATGCTCATCGAGCCTGTAAATCAGCGTAAAAACATCATGAACTCATTGGGCATCCCCAATATGGAAATCACTTCGGTAAAATATACACAGCCGGATAAAGATCTGCCTTTGCTAAACGAAAATATCAGTCTGAAAAGCAGTCAGCTGCTGACCGGAGGAGGAGGAAAATTATTCCTCACCCTGAACCTGTTAAACAGGCAGGAAAACACGCTTACGCCAATTGAAAACCGCAAAACTCCTTTCGCTGTCAGCTATGGTTACCTTGATGAAGATGAGGTGATTTATACCATCCCTAAAGGATTTAAAGTTGAGTTTATCCCTAAAGATATTGTCATCGAATCGGAATTTGGAAAATATACAACGAAAGTTGTGGCGAAAGACAATACGCTGATTTACACGCGAACAAAATCCATTATCAATAAACAATATCCTGCGGAAAAATATAACGAGTATGTAGCTTTTCATAAAAAGCTCTATCAGGCAGACAAACAAAAAAGTATCCTGGCTAAAATAGAATAGCCAGGGCACCTTTTATTTCTTTCCTACAACGACCTTCGTAAAGTCGGCAGTGTTCAAATATTGATTGGCCAGCTGTTTTAAATCTTCAGCGGTAATCGTTTTGACAGTCTCGATATAATGATCGTAATAGGTATAATCCAGACCAGAGAAATAAGCGTTTTTAAATTTGTCAGCATGAGAAAATGCATTCTCCAGGCTACCCAACATGGATCCCAGCATATAGTTACGAACCAGGTTTAACTCTCCGGCACTTACTGCTTCAGTCCTTAACAGGTCAATCTCTTTTTCAATTTCCCCCAGTGCATCATTACAAACTGCGGCGCCGACTTCTGTCGCAATGAAGAAATAACCCGCATCCTTTAAGGAAACCACCGCAGAGCCAATACCATAAGTATACCCTTTATCCTCTCTGATATTCGCCATTAGCCTGGATCCGAAATAACCTCCAAGCAAGCAATTCAGCACCTGGAATCCCGCAAAATCTTTATGTTTTCTGGTGATGGCCAGTGTACCCATCCGAATGGCAGACTGAATGGCCTCCGGACGTTCGACCAACATTTCTCCTTTTACGCCCCCGGTAAACTCAAATTTGTTGCCAACAGAATTTTCATGGTTATCCCATTGTTTTCCAAGGAAGCTATTGAGGAGATCAAACTCTTTTTGTTCAAATTTCCCGGCCACGATGATGGTACAGTTTTCCGGTTTGTAAGCTGCTTTGAAATAACTCAATAAATCTGCTTGCTGAATCGCATCATAATCTACAGCTTCAATACTGGAACCATAGGTAGAATCGCCAAAAATAGCATGAGCAAAATGTTTCCTCGCTAAGAAGTCATTCTTTTGCAGACTCACCTGCAAAGATTGTTTCTGATTCTGGATAAAGATATCCAGCTCCTGCTGAGGAAAGATACTCTCATTAAGGATAGACCTCAGAATAGGCAATACCGAAGCCAGGTGCTTATTCAGGGTATAAACCTTGACACTCGACTGATCGGCACCATATTCTGTTTGCAGAAAGGCACCATAATAATCCACTTTTTCAGCGATGTCTTTGGCCGTCAGCTTTTCCGTTCCATTGTTGATCAGGTGGCTTACCGTTAATGCCTGAAGAGGTTTTGACTGATCCCAGTTTACATTTCCAAATATAAACTCAATGCGTACCAATTCCTGTTTACCTGCATTAATGGTAAATACAGGAATCCCATTATCCAGTTGTTGCTTTAAAGGTTCAATAAAATTTATTTCATTCACCTGTTTTGATTCAGGGGCTAATGTACGGTTAAGCATCTTGGGCAGTTAAATAATATAAAGTTGAGGATTGTTCTTTTACAAAGGTGCGTTTTGCAACGTCTAAAATACGTGCTGAAGTCACTTCATGGTACTTATTAATTTCTGTGTTCAACCAGTCGGCATCTCCAAGCAACTCGTAATAAGCCAGGTTCATCGCTTTATCTAAAAGACTCATTTCAGCAAATACGATGATAGATTCAGACTTATTTTTCACTTTGGTGAGTTCATCTACCGTCACCTCTTCAGCAGCAATGGCATTCAATTCCTTCCAGATGGCAGCCTCTGCAGCTTCCATGGTTACACCTTCGATCAGTTTACCTTCTACAATAAACAATCCTTTATCCAGACTTCCGGTCAGATAAGCATTAATTTCACTGAATAACTGCTGTTCTTTTAACAGACTATTGTATAGTCTGGATGATTGTCCCTGCGAAAGGATATCCGACATCAGGTCATACACCTGATAGTCTTTATCTGATCGGTCTGGCATCTGGAAAGCCATGTAGATGGCATTCAGGGGAACTTCTGCAATTACGGTTTCCTGGCGTGCTTCGGTTTGCTGAGGCTCTGCAGGAAGATTTCTAAGGTAACGCTCTCCTGCAGGAATTGGTGCAAACCATTTCTCGGCAAGTGCTTTTACCTCTTCCGTTTTCACATTCCCGCCTACCACCATAATGGCATTCTGAGGATTGTAATGCTTTTTGAAAAATGCCTTTACATCTTCCATTTTAGCATCTTCAATCTGCTTCAGGTCCTGCCCTATGGTAGCCCATCTGTAGGGATGTTCTTTGTAGGCAAGGGGTCTTAGTTTCAACCATACATCACCGTAAGGCTGGTTAAGATACCTTTGTTTAAACTCTTCGCACACTACATTACGTTGCGTTTCCAGGCTTTTATCAGAAAAAGCAAGGCTCAGCATACGGTCGCTCTCCAGCCAGAAAGCGGTTTCCAGATTGGTGGCCGGAAGGGTAATATAATAGTTGGTGATGTCATTGCTCGTGAAAGCATTGTTTTCCCCTCCTACTCTTTGCAGCGGTTCATCATAACTTGGAATATTTACGGAGCCACCAAACATCAGGTGCTCAAACAAATGGGCAAAGCCGGTTTTATCTTGTTCTTCGTCTCTTGCACCAACATCATATAGGATGTTTAACACCGCCATAGGTGTTGTATCATCTTCGTGTACCAGGACACGTAATCCATTGGCCAATGTAAAACGGTTAAAATCTACCATATATATAAAATAATTGTGCCAAATATAGGAATAAAGCAAAAGGGAAATGTGATAATAATGTGAAATAAAAAGAAAGGAACTTATGGTATATTTGCAGTATGAATACTGCCGAATTATTGCATAGGGCCTTACATTTCGACTTTCTGACACAGGAAGAAGGCGTTTTTTTGTATCACCATGCGTCAACTGCCGAACTGGCTTACGTAGCCAATGAACTGAGGAAAAAACAAGTACCCAGCGGGAAAGTAACCTGGCAGATAGACCGTAATGTCAACACCACAAACGTATGTATTGCCAACTGTAAATTCTGTAATTTCTTCAGAAGGCCGGGGCACGACGAAAGCTACATTACTGACATCGAGACGTATAAAGTTAAAATTGAAGAAACTTTCCGCTTAGGTGGGGATCAGCTCTTGCTTCAGGGCGGACATCATCCGGACCTGGGCCTGAAATTTTATGCCGATCTGTTTAAACAATTAAAAGAATTATATCCCGATCTTAAGCTCCATGCTTTAGGTCCGCCTGAGATTGCTCACGTCGCAAAACTGGAGGGGATCTCCCATACAGAAGTGCTGACTGCATTAAAAGCTGCCGGAATGGACTCCCTTCCTGGTGCGGGTGCAGAAATCCTGAACGACCGGGTCAGGAGATTAATATCCAAAGGTAAATGTGGAGGAAAAGAATGGTTGGATGTGATGCGTGCAGCACATCAGCTGGACATTACCACTTCTGCAACCATGATGTTCGGACATGTGGAAACTATCGAAGAGCGTTTTGAACACCTGGTATGGATCAGAGAAGTTCAAAGTGAAAAACCGGCAGATGCCAAAGGTTTTCTGGCCTTTATTCCATGGCCTTTCCAGGATGACGGTACTTTATTAAAAAGATTAAGAGGCATCAGCAACAATGTTTCCGGTGATGAATACATCCGGATGCTGGCATTGAGCAGAATTATGCTGCCTAACGTTAAAAATATCCAGGCTTCCTGGCTTACCGTAGGTAAAAATGTGGCAGAATTATGTCTGCATGCCGGGGCGAACGACTTCGGATCCATTATGATCGAAGAAAATGTAGTGTCTGCAGCAGGCGCACCACACCGTTTCACCGCTAAAGGAATTCAGGATGCCATCCGGGAAGCAGGCTTTGAGCCGCAGCTCCGTGGCCAGCAATACAATTACCGTGACCTTCCGGAACACCTGGAAGAGCAGGTGATCAATTATTAAAAAAGATAGGGGACTTCCGTCCCCTATCCACCTTAAACTTAAACACATCCCCCTCTCTAAGAAATCCCGAATAATTTTACAATATCCAATACCTGCTGGGTAGTTAAGGGTTCATCAAATGACTCCGAAGCCGCCGCAGCATTCACTGCTGTACCATTGATTCCCGTAATCTGAATGGTAGCCTGGGTAGTCAGCTCTTCTCCTGCATATACCGCAGCGGCATTAGGTACCCCGCTATCGTTTCCACCGGTAATCCATGGTTTAATGGCAAAGCCATTCTGTGCACGCATATAACGGATCTTCGCAGCATGACGGGCCTCTACAGAATGGATGTTTAACGCAGCGGTAAGCACCCCTCCCTGACCAACCAGTGCTGGTGCCTGTCCTTTGTAAGCACGGACGCCGGTATCTTCCAAAGCCTGTGCTACTGCCAGAAACACCGCGTAATTACCTATTGCAAATGGATTTGGAAATGCACCGCTTGCCGTCCAGTCGTAGCTGGGTTTAGCCACTACGGCGTCTGAACCAATGACCCCTTTCAGGAAATTTACATGGGCAGTTTCATGACCGCTGATGATTCCAATGGCTGTTTTATCTGATGCTCCCTGTGCTGTAGATGGAAAATCGGCACCTCCGGAAGCTTTCAGCGCCTGGGTGTAAAAAGCAGCTTCAAAATGTTCCAGGGTTAAGGCAAACTGAAGTACTCCTTTTACTGCAGAAGGTAAGGTACTTTGTCCGTAAGCTTTGGTAAACATCGAACCCAGCGCCATAGGAACGGCAGCGAGGCTTATTTTTTTACCAATATTAAAGAACTCCTTCATGGCAGTTCTACGTGGACTAAAGCGTTCATACACTTCTCCATCCACTTTTTCAATTTCTGTTAATATGTCTACGATATTCATGTTTTCCAGGTTTAGGCGTTTAAATTGATCACGTTGATTTTTGTTTTCACAAATCCGGCTGCAATGGTTAATACTTCCACCGGATTACGGGATTTATCCAGGCCGTTTACCATATCTACCACTTCCACATTAGAAAAGGAGTTTGGAGAGATCAGTTCTCTGATATACGCCGCGTGACGGGCCTCTACAGAAACAATTTTACCGGCCAGACCTAAATAAACCGTGCTTTTCAATAAACTTCCGGCACCATTATAAGCAGAAACACCTAAATCTTCAAAAGCCTTTGCAGTTCCCAGAACGCTGGTACGATCCGCAAAGTTGATCTTTGAAAAATCAACTTCCAGACTTCCGATAGCGGCCTGCCCAAGGGCATTTTTAAAAAATTCCCGGTGGGCAATTTCATGAAACTGAATATCTTTGAAATAGGCCAGCTCTGCAGCGCTGATATTGGCATAGGGAGTGGCGGCAACCTGAATATAGAAAGCGGCTTCCAGCTGCTCCAGTGCATAGGCATAATTTAATACGCCAAAATCATCTTTAAAATCTAAGGTCACTCCTGTTTTACCAGGTTCCATTGGATCATTCCGGTCTTTTTTACAACCGGCAGCAATCAATGCAACGCCTGCTGCACCTGCGCCGGCATATTGCAGGAAAGAACGACGATGCATTCCTTTTTCTTCATGTAAGTTTTTCATAATTTTCAGTTTTGGGTTTAAAGCTTATGAAACTTACCTGCGCAGGATTCCGGTTCATAAAATTTATCGGTTTTTATAAAGGCACGTACGAAAGAAAAAGCAAGCCGGTTTTCGGACTGCTGAAGAAATATTCTTAGTTCCCTCAATTTTTTAATAAATTCACCCTATAAAACTGATAAACTGTGCTGAATACGATTATTGTTGATGATGAAGAATTTGCCCGTTCCTCTCTTTATTTCTTATTACAGGAAAACTGCGAGAACATCCATATTTCGGGTATTGCCAAATCTGTCTCCGAAGCAAAGAACTTACTGAGCAATAACCAGATAGACCTGATATTCCTGGATATTGCCATGCCTGGAGAAAATGGGTTTGAACTCATTCCTCATGCCCAGCTTAATAAATCACATGTCATCTTCACCACTGCCTATGATCAATATGCTTTAAGGGCAATCAAGGCGAATGCATTAGATTATCTGTTAAAGCCTATAGATATCGATGAGTTGAAACTGGCGGTAGAAAAAGCCGGTAAATACATTGCGCTCAATAAAAAAGAACACAACAGGAATGAAAACCTTCAAAACCTGGCTGTTCATCTATCGGAAAGAAATGAAATCCGCAAAATCAGCTTGCCCAACGGACAAGGATATTCCCTGATCAATATCGATGACATCATTCATATTGAGGCAGACAGCAATTATTCTATATTCCATCTTGCCAATAAAGAAACCATTACGGTTTCCAAGGTTTTGAAAGAGTATGAGGAAATTCTGCCTGATCATCAGTTTGTGAGAATCCATAAATCGAGTATTGTAAATCTGAATTATCTAAAAGAGTATAATTCCAAGAATGGCGTGGAGGTGATTCTGAAAAATGGAGATAAGATTGCAGTGTCGAGAAGAAGGGCCAGCGATTTCGCTGAAAAGGTTAAATCATATACCCGTTTTGAAAGTGATAAATAAGAGAAAGATATGGACCATCAGACTTTTTTCGATTGGCATATTAAGCTTTTTGAGCAGCCTGACCTGTTTTTCACAAAGCACCTACCTGCAGCATTTCAGCACTAAAAACGGACTTCCGAGTAACAATTGTTTTTATACATTACAAGATAGCAAAGGTTATATCTGGATTGCCACGGATGCCGGGGTAAGTCGTTTTGATGGTAAGATATTTGAAACATTTTCTATCAATGATGGCCTTCCCGACAACCAGATTCTTCAGCTAAAAGAAGATAAAAGTGGGAAGATATGGTTCCTTGCCTTAAATGGGCAGCTTAGCTATTTTTACAATGGGAAGGTTTATAATGAGACCAACAACAAGCTGCTGAAGCTCCTGAAATTCAATGCGGTTATTGTTTCTTTTTTCCAGGATAGCAAAGGTAGAATATGGCTGGGCACCAACAAGAATGTGCTCATTATGTATAACGGGAAATCTATTACCAAATACATTTCAGCAAATCACGACAAACAGTTTATCAATACTTTTGTCCATGAAGATGCTGCCGGAAAAATATGGGCAATCAGCAATACCTCTGTAAGGGTAATGGAAGGAGATACATTTAAGGTGAAGCCCCATAGCAGCTTGCCCATCTCTTATAAAACAGCAGTCAATCTTCCGGATAAAACACTTGCCTATCTCGATCCCAACGGACTGAATATCAGAACCGGAAATAAAGAAACCTTATTGGCAAAGCTGAGTACAGGCTTACTCAGCAATGACCCCGGATACTTTCATGTAGACCAGAATAAGGACCTTTGGCTAAGTAACGCTTCAGGTATATATCACATTGAATCTGATGGCAACACCAAACGTTATCTGGATAACATTTCTTCCAGTCAGGTGATCAGAGATGCCAAAGGAAACATGTGGTTTACGACCAGCAACGGGATCTATATGCTACCCCAGAAAAATGAGCGTCTGTACATCATCAATAAAGCCAATGGCCTGAGCAGTGATCTTGTAAAGAGCATTACAAAAGACGATAAAAACAGGTTATGGCTGGGGCTTGATGAAGCCATGATGAACATAATTGACCCGCAGAATAACCAGATCAGCAATATCATCCTTGGAGATAAAAAGAAATATAATATCATCAA
This region of Pedobacter steynii genomic DNA includes:
- a CDS encoding DUF3857 domain-containing protein, with the translated sequence MRRKLMLTVLLGITGICSYGQGEYDVSKIPAGLTENAAIVIRNQEMVYEVKGLGSARQDYKTAVTILNKKGEGASNMYEYYDKFSNVYNLKATLYDEKGIKIKEYRSSDFKDRSAVSDGTLYSDSRIKFMEFLYASFPYTVEYSYSVDYNGILNYPSWNPASSWAMAVEKSSYTFKVPKSFSFKHLSSKGLKTDSTEVKDMKQYRWSCAAVPALVYEPMSAGLKGVNPWVMVAPNQFEYDNTKANIEDWTKLGSWLYQLSSGSQVLPEAAKLKIQLLIKDAKSPKEKIKILYRHLQENTRYVGVQLGIGGYTPIVAEKVSTVNYGDCKGLSNYMKAMLQEAGIKSNLVVIGSGMPSLNRKYASMNQANHMILCVPLEKDTTWLECTSSYDPTGFIGNDNSGRTVLLVTEQGGKLVETPLLKPSGNYLKRNTRVELNEEGNAAIQIDAQYANAQYEDNIGLMLIEPVNQRKNIMNSLGIPNMEITSVKYTQPDKDLPLLNENISLKSSQLLTGGGGKLFLTLNLLNRQENTLTPIENRKTPFAVSYGYLDEDEVIYTIPKGFKVEFIPKDIVIESEFGKYTTKVVAKDNTLIYTRTKSIINKQYPAEKYNEYVAFHKKLYQADKQKSILAKIE
- a CDS encoding CofH family radical SAM protein → MNTAELLHRALHFDFLTQEEGVFLYHHASTAELAYVANELRKKQVPSGKVTWQIDRNVNTTNVCIANCKFCNFFRRPGHDESYITDIETYKVKIEETFRLGGDQLLLQGGHHPDLGLKFYADLFKQLKELYPDLKLHALGPPEIAHVAKLEGISHTEVLTALKAAGMDSLPGAGAEILNDRVRRLISKGKCGGKEWLDVMRAAHQLDITTSATMMFGHVETIEERFEHLVWIREVQSEKPADAKGFLAFIPWPFQDDGTLLKRLRGISNNVSGDEYIRMLALSRIMLPNVKNIQASWLTVGKNVAELCLHAGANDFGSIMIEENVVSAAGAPHRFTAKGIQDAIREAGFEPQLRGQQYNYRDLPEHLEEQVINY
- a CDS encoding M16 family metallopeptidase; amino-acid sequence: MLNRTLAPESKQVNEINFIEPLKQQLDNGIPVFTINAGKQELVRIEFIFGNVNWDQSKPLQALTVSHLINNGTEKLTAKDIAEKVDYYGAFLQTEYGADQSSVKVYTLNKHLASVLPILRSILNESIFPQQELDIFIQNQKQSLQVSLQKNDFLARKHFAHAIFGDSTYGSSIEAVDYDAIQQADLLSYFKAAYKPENCTIIVAGKFEQKEFDLLNSFLGKQWDNHENSVGNKFEFTGGVKGEMLVERPEAIQSAIRMGTLAITRKHKDFAGFQVLNCLLGGYFGSRLMANIREDKGYTYGIGSAVVSLKDAGYFFIATEVGAAVCNDALGEIEKEIDLLRTEAVSAGELNLVRNYMLGSMLGSLENAFSHADKFKNAYFSGLDYTYYDHYIETVKTITAEDLKQLANQYLNTADFTKVVVGKK
- a CDS encoding M16 family metallopeptidase; the protein is MVDFNRFTLANGLRVLVHEDDTTPMAVLNILYDVGARDEEQDKTGFAHLFEHLMFGGSVNIPSYDEPLQRVGGENNAFTSNDITNYYITLPATNLETAFWLESDRMLSLAFSDKSLETQRNVVCEEFKQRYLNQPYGDVWLKLRPLAYKEHPYRWATIGQDLKQIEDAKMEDVKAFFKKHYNPQNAIMVVGGNVKTEEVKALAEKWFAPIPAGERYLRNLPAEPQQTEARQETVIAEVPLNAIYMAFQMPDRSDKDYQVYDLMSDILSQGQSSRLYNSLLKEQQLFSEINAYLTGSLDKGLFIVEGKLIEGVTMEAAEAAIWKELNAIAAEEVTVDELTKVKNKSESIIVFAEMSLLDKAMNLAYYELLGDADWLNTEINKYHEVTSARILDVAKRTFVKEQSSTLYYLTAQDA